From the Melospiza georgiana isolate bMelGeo1 chromosome 25, bMelGeo1.pri, whole genome shotgun sequence genome, one window contains:
- the LOC131093363 gene encoding class II histocompatibility antigen, B-L beta chain-like has translation MGRGAAAGALLVALVVLGAPPAAGAELSGVFQFWAVSECHFTNSTQKMTFVQRYIYNREQFVMFVSNVGYYVGFTPYGEGWASDWNSNPATLAYARSVVDMVCPYNYDGVRPFSAERRVPPSVSISLVPPSSSQPSPGRLLCSVMDFYPAAIQVRWFQGQQELSEHVVATDVVPNGDWTYQLLVLLETPPRRGLSYSCQVEHVSLEQPLRRHWEMPPDAARSKMLTGIGGFVLGFVFLALGLGFSLRKKLLSRRRPQPLPMGSGPAGTPRSVPAPLILGAPVSPQPRWRSAPAQCLLPVLPGLFLSAADFGLCAQLSPVQDQCSSMVGTAHWMAPEVVTRSPYGPKVDIGPLAL, from the exons atGGGGCGAGGGGCGGCAGCTGGGGCCCtactggtggcactggtggtgctgggagcccCCCCGGCTGCGGGGGCAGAGCTCTCGG GGGTGTTCCAGTTCTGGGCAGTGTCAGAGTGTCACTTCACTAACAGCACGCAGAAGATGACGTTCGTGCAGAGGTACATCTACAACCGGGAGCAGTTCGTGATGTTCGTCAGCAACGTGGGGTACTACGTGGGGTTCACCCCCTATGGGGAAGGGTGGGCCAGTGACTGGAACAGCAACCCGGCCACACTGGCGTACGCACGGTCTGTGGTGGACATGGTCTGTCCGTACAACTACGATGGGGTTCGCCCGTTCAGCGCCGAGCGCCGAG tgccccccagcgTGTCCATCTCGCTGGTGCCCCCCTcgagctcccagcccagccctggccgcctgctctgctccgtgatggatttctaccctgctgccatccaggtGAGGTGgttccagggccagcaggagctctcGGAGCACGTGGTGGCCACCGACGTGGTCCCCAACGGGGACTGGACCtaccagctgctggtgctgctggaaacgCCGCCCCGGCGCGGGCTCAGCTACAGCTGCCAGGTGGAGCAcgtcagcctggagcagcccctgaggcGGCACTGGG AGATGCCGCCGGACGCCGCCCGCAGCAAGATGCTGACGGGCATCGGGGGCTTCGTCTTGGGCTTCGTCTTCCTGGCGCTGGGGCTCGGCTTCTCCCTGCGCAAGAAG ctcctgagccggcggcggccgcagccccTCCCCATGGGCTCGGGCCCGGCCGGGACCCCCCGCTCCGTCCCCGCTCCGCTGATTTTGGGGGCtcccgtgtccccccagccccgctggcGCTCCGCCCCCGCCCAgtgcctgctcccagtgctccca GGTTTGTTTCTGTCCGCAGCAGATTTTGGCCTctgcgctcagctcagccctgtgcaggaCCAGTGCAGCTCCATGGTGGGCACTGCTCACTGGATGGCCCCAGAAGTTGTGACCAGATCTCCTTATGGCCCCAAGGTGGACATTGGGCCTTTGGCATTGTGA